The Dokdonella koreensis DS-123 genome has a segment encoding these proteins:
- a CDS encoding DUF4124 domain-containing protein, which yields MAFYRGIALAALTVLLAAAQPAAAQRSSLPDHNRYKWRDSEGNLHYADIPTPEAVRLGYEVISPQGIVIRRVERTKTPEELAAAKAAQAKAQADLQEAALRSRSDSQMLVAFPAEADLLRTQQQQLDLLDQTIKAARISLRSQEGTLADQLAHADELEQAGKPVPVVLTNRILDLREQIDTHRKLIARKEQERVETAERFEADAAHYRKLKLAQDERAH from the coding sequence ATGGCGTTCTACAGGGGAATCGCTCTTGCAGCACTGACGGTTCTGCTGGCTGCCGCGCAGCCGGCGGCGGCGCAGCGCTCCTCCCTGCCCGACCACAACCGCTACAAGTGGCGTGACAGCGAAGGGAACCTGCACTACGCGGACATCCCCACGCCCGAGGCCGTGCGGCTCGGCTACGAGGTCATCAGCCCGCAAGGCATCGTGATCCGCCGGGTCGAGCGCACCAAGACGCCCGAAGAACTCGCGGCCGCCAAGGCGGCGCAGGCCAAGGCACAGGCCGACCTGCAGGAGGCCGCGCTGCGCAGCCGTTCCGACTCGCAGATGCTGGTGGCGTTCCCGGCCGAGGCGGACCTGCTGCGTACCCAGCAGCAGCAACTGGACCTGCTCGACCAGACGATCAAGGCTGCGCGCATCAGCCTGCGCAGCCAGGAGGGCACGCTCGCCGACCAGCTCGCGCATGCCGACGAGCTCGAGCAGGCCGGCAAGCCGGTACCGGTCGTGCTGACCAACCGCATCCTCGATCTGCGCGAGCAGATCGACACCCACCGCAAGCTGATCGCGCGCAAGGAACAGGAGCGCGTCGAGACCGCCGAGCGCTTCGAGGCCGACGCAGCCCACTACCGCAAGCTCAAGCTCGCCCAGGACGAGCGGGCGCACTGA
- the pyrE gene encoding orotate phosphoribosyltransferase — protein sequence MHDHQREFLELALARQALRFGEFTLKSGRLSPYFFNAGLFDSGRALATLGRAYAQAATDSGLAFDGLFGPAYKGIVLAAVTAAALADRHGRDLPYTYNRKEAKDHGEGGLLVGAPLAGRVLIVDDVITAGTAIRESLALIRAAGATPAGVLIALDRQERGQGERSAAQEVAHEYGIPVIAIATLADLLAFAGEREDLAVHRPQLAAYRARYGV from the coding sequence GTGCACGATCATCAACGCGAGTTTCTCGAGCTGGCCCTGGCACGCCAGGCCCTGCGCTTCGGCGAGTTCACGCTCAAGTCCGGGCGGTTGAGCCCGTATTTCTTCAATGCCGGCCTGTTCGATTCGGGCCGGGCGCTGGCCACGCTCGGGCGGGCCTATGCGCAGGCGGCCACCGACTCGGGCCTGGCCTTCGACGGCCTGTTCGGTCCCGCCTACAAGGGCATCGTGCTGGCCGCCGTCACGGCGGCGGCCCTGGCGGACCGGCATGGCCGCGACCTGCCGTACACCTACAACCGCAAGGAAGCCAAGGACCACGGCGAAGGCGGTCTGCTGGTCGGCGCACCGCTGGCCGGCCGCGTGCTGATCGTCGACGACGTGATCACCGCCGGCACCGCGATCCGCGAGTCGCTGGCGCTGATCCGTGCCGCCGGCGCCACGCCGGCCGGTGTGCTGATCGCGCTGGATCGCCAGGAGCGCGGCCAGGGCGAGCGTTCGGCCGCCCAGGAAGTGGCCCACGAGTACGGCATCCCGGTCATCGCGATCGCCACGCTGGCCGATCTCCTGGCGTTTGCCGGCGAGCGCGAGGACCTGGCCGTTCATCGGCCGCAGCTCGCCGCCTATCGCGCGCGTTACGGGGTGTGA